The Microscilla marina ATCC 23134 genome contains the following window.
AAAGCAATGCTGGAAATCGAGAAAGAAAGGCAGACTTTTTTGAATTACTTATTGTTAGTCGGCATTTTTGTATTAATGATTATTGGTGGAGTAATTGCCCGGCAATACCAGTTGAGGCTACGTAAAAACCAACTTATTCAAACACAACAAAAGGCGCTTCATCAAGCAGACTTAGAGAAAAAACAAATGCAAGAAGCACACCTGACAAAAGAATTAGAGTTGAAAAATCAGTCGTTGATGTCACATACTTTACACATTCTACAAAAGAATAATTTTTTGCAGGAGATCAAAATAAGCCTGAAGGAACTGAAAAAAACAAAAGAATCTAATGAGCAAAAAGAGCTTATTAAAATACAAAAAATTATTGACCGTGGTTTAGGGATAGAAAAAGACTGGAAAAATTTTCAATATTACTTCGAGGAAACTCACCCTCGTTTTTACAAAGAGCTCAATGAACAATTTGCAGATTTGTCTCCCAACCTCCTCCGTTTAAGCGCATTAGTACGCCTCAACTTAAGTACTCAAGACATATCCAATATTTTAGGAATATCTTATCGTAGTACTACTATGGCTCGTTACCGACTTCGTAAAAAACTGAACTTAGAGACAGACAAAAATCTTTGTAGCTTCTTAATGCAGTTTGGCTAACGCAGCAAGTTTTGGGATACTGATGCATATCGGGGCAATTAGCTACTCATAATAAGTCAATTATATATAGCAGTTAGGTGTGTTTACTTATGATTCAGTACTTAAGCGATGAATAAATGAGTTTTTTAAAAACGTCCATATAGTTATTATTATTGGTTTTGAAGGTTTTATTAACCACTTTTTTATATGTTGTTTTTCAAAATAAAAAATCAGGAAAGCAGTACTTCTAGGGTTTGTTTTGGAGACAAGTGTAGAAGGAAGAATATAGCCTGACATAGAAATAAAAGGGCAACAGGCAAAAGCGACTGTAAATTACTGAACTACAAGAAACTTACGTCCCTTGGCGGGAATTGAACCCGCGTCCTTTTGAAACATTTACCCTTTGAGTATTTATACCGCAATACGTTATTACTAACTGATTTTCAGTGTTTTTAATTTTGATGTTTCCGCAATTACATGCATTTTTACGCAACATCAAGTACACCTTTTAAGGTACCAATTAGTATTTTATGATTTTGGTAACCTAAAGTAGTCATTATATAGTATAGCACCTGCCTAATGGTTTATTTTACTTTATATGACTAGAATGGTAACTCATTGTTGAAGCATCAAACTTACTAAAATTATGGCATTTACGATAAGTTTTTTATTAAGAAAAGATAAGACAAACAAAAAAGGTGAAACACCAGTTTTCTGTCGAATTGCTCACCAAGGAAAAAGGATCGATTTTCAAACTGAGGTTAAAATACCTATGGATAGGTGGCTGCCCCCAGTGGTCAAACTGGAAAAAAACGGCGATCAAATGTTTATTAAAGGTACTAGTGAATTTATTAAAGAAAAGAACCGTTTACTTAATCAAACCAGAACAAGAATTCTTCGTGGTTATAATGACCTTGTAAGTTCTAATGAAGAGATCGTTCTTAAAAAGCTGAAGGCTATTGCCAAGGGGCAAGAAGAAAAAGGACTTACCTTTTTAGAAGCTCTTGAGAAGTCTAAACAACGTAGTGGCTTGCGACCTAATACGATAAGAAGAATACAAGTAACAATCGACAACCTTAAACTCTTCCTTAAAGATGAGTTTGGTAAAGAAGATATCCACTTGAGCGATTTACTAAAGAATAATTATAAAGGTTTTGATATTCGATATGTAGATTGGTGTACTACTAAAACCACTGTCAGGTTTGATGGTAGTATCAGGTATCCCAAAAAACACGAAACTGCCATTAGGGAAGTAAGGCATTTTCGGAAGGCAATTAATATGGCAGTACAACTCGGCGAGATGGATAAAAACCCTTTGATTGCAGAGTTCAAAATCCCTAAGGATGAAAAAACTAAACGAGAGGTACTAACATTAGAAGAACTAAAAAAGCTTATGGAGTTGGATTTGTCTGATAAGCTTAATATGGATCGTATTAGAGATTGTTTTGTTTTTCAGTGTTTTACCGGGCTTGCATTTGTAGACATTGATTCTTTAAAAAAAGAGCACCTATTTAAACGTAATGAGCGTACTTGGATTATTAAAGAACGAGTAAAGTCTTCTACTGTTGCCAAAGTTCCTTTGCTTCCGCAAGCGCAAGTTATTTTGGATAAATATCGAGATGACCCTGTTTGTGCTGGCAAGGACAAGCTTATTCCAGTAATCTCTAACAAAAACTATAATGTATACTTGCAATCGATGGCAGAACTTGCCAGTATCGAGAAGCACTTGACAAGTCATGTCGGACGTAAAACTTTTGCTACTTTGGTGTATAATGCGGGAACTGATCGTTCAAAACTAAAAGAAATGACCGGGCATTCTGATGAAACTATTACTCAAATTTATGCAAGTATTACTGATGATACTCTCGAACGGGAAATAGATAAATTCGAAGGTTTGTTTACTGATTAAGGCGTTTATTTACCCCTCGTTGTATATGGACAAACACGAGGGGTTTAAAGTAGAGTGTTTAGGAGTTAGATTCAGTAAAAACTCTGCGTACATCTGCTCCTTTGTAATACCACTTCCCGCTCACTTTTTTCGCTGGAAGCTCTCCTCTTTCCCTCATTCGGGCAAGGGTATCATCACTGATATCCCCTCCCATTTCTTCTTTGATCCTTTTGTTTGTGTATATATCTAACCCACTGTTTTCAGCTTTAAATAACGCCTCTATTTTACCATAGATGGTTTCTTCAAAAGCCTTCATTAAGTGTTGAATGTCTTCCGTTGTTGGAATATTTGCTGCCATTATCTTACCTTTTAAAAATTTGAATACTTATTTATATTTGAACCAGCATAGCCCCAAGAAAGTGAACAACAGGGCTGAGTATGCCTTTCAGACCTACCTGTTTTTTAGCCTGCATGAGCAGGTAGCCAAAAAATTTGTTTTGCCAGATCATACGCTTCTGTAATTCAATCCAGTCAATGGGAGTTGTATTCGCTTGCCTGGCGTTTTGAGATGGATTTTGTTTATATATGTAAACCTTTTATAAAGTAGTTGATATATGTCCTCAACAGGCATCTGGGTAGCTGTGGCATTGATCCAGCCCTGTTCGGTAAAAACATTTTTTGAATCCCCAAAGCTTTGTATCATTAGATTTGCTGTCTCCATTTTTATTTAGTTGTTTATAGTGTAAAGAAGTGAAAAAGCAAACACCTTTACATTTTAGGTTTTAGGGAATTGTATGTTTTGGGTGATGCTATAGCAAACTTTCCTGATTTTATGTTTTATTTCCTTAGAGAATTGCTTGTATATATCTTCTGCACTGGTACCTGCTTATGGGTCGCATAGTTTTTCACTAGTTGCCCCAAGGCTTTTCGAGAATCCCCAAAAAGTGTCAAGGTTCCTTCTTTTTCCAGTGCATTCAATTCAGCTTCTGCTCTTTGCTTATCGTCCTCGATAGCTTTGATTCAGGCTTTCTACTCATTCTGACGGTTTCCGAAGTCTACCTACCTCAAAAGCATTTGTGCCGAGGATATTCGGGCATGGCACCTTTCTTCACACTCAATAAAGTATTTTCTGACTTCCCGCCCCTTATCGGTTTGAGCTAACAAGACAAGTGACTTAACACACTCGACTAACACACAAATAGTATCAAAGGGGCTGCTTCTTCCTGTCTTTTTATTTTCCGCAACTTGGCGGGAAAATTGATAGTCAGCGAGTTATGTGAGATTTCCTTTAAAACATTCTTTGTATTGTCGTTTTTTAAAGGCAACAACCAACAACCTTTTTCTGGAAAGGGCGGCAACAGAAATCGCCCGGTTTTCGTTAAGGTAGCTGCCTCTGCATCACGTTTTCTCACTCCGGTTTCAAACCGAAACGAGCCAGATTCTTCTATTTTAGCCTGATGGTTTTCAAGAGTAGTAGCCCCTACACCACATTTTCTTATCTCCATTTCAAAAGGCAGCGAGCCAGATTCTTCTATTTCAGCCTGATGGTTTTCAAGAGTAGTAGCCCCTACATTTTCTTATCTCCATTTCAAAAGGCAGCGAGCCAGATTCTTCTATTTCAGCCTGATGGTTTTCAAGAGTAGTAGCCCCTACACCACATTTTCTCATCTCCATTTCAAAAGGCAGCGAGCCAGATTCTTCTATTTTAGCCTGATGGTTTTCAAGAGTAGTAGCCTCTACACCACGTTTTCTCATCTCCATTTCAAAAGGCAGCGAGCCAAACTCTTCTATTTTAGCCTGATGGTTTTCAAGAGTAGTAGCCCCTACACCACGTTTTCTCATCTCCATTTCAAAAGGCAGCGAGCCAAACTCTTCTATTTTAGCCTGATGGTTTTCAAGAGTAGTAGCCCCTACACCACGTTTTCTCATCTCCATTTCAAAAGGCAGCGAGCCAAACTCTTCTATTTTAGCCTGATAACACCTAATAGTTTCCATTAGAGCCTCACCCAATGCCTCTACCAGAAGCAAACCTGCCACAGGAGGTTGCTGCCTTAAATCATTTGTGTTCATTGGTTTTATCATTAAAATCTGATTGATTTACCATTTTTGAATCTCAACATCACTCACTCGTTAAAATAACAGTAGTTGTCTTTCTTCCAATTTGAAAGATTGAACTACTGTTATGATGCCTTCTACTCTCTTATCTGTCGGGGTTTCCTAAGTCACCCTGATAATCTTGATTTTCCTCTGGTATTCCAAAATGCTTTATTGCCAGGTCATAAGCCTCTAAAATCCAGCCTGTGGATTCGAGCCATTCGATGGGCGTTTTATTTGCCATTTTTGCTTGCTGATATATATATTGTCCGGATGACACGGTAAATTCCTTGTAAAGAATCTGGTAGAGTCCCTGAGTGGTTACCTCAGGCCAGATCGAATAATTTTACATCATTTGCCCCAGTTCTTTTCTGACTTTGGTAAAAAGTGGGTTGAAGTTTTCTATCTGTAAACTTGCTTGAGCTGCCTTGATATGGGTTATTTCGTCTGTCAAGGAATCTTGTGCATCCCTGATGCTACTTATTTCGTGTGCCAAAAATTTGTGGTAGGAGTTCAAAAGTTTTATTTGTCCTCTGGTCTCTTTGGTGGACTTTGCCAGTTCATGGAGTTTTTTTACTGCCTGTGCCCAAAGCTTCTGATTGAATGGCTGTTCCTGAACTGTTTTGCGAACATAGTCGAATGATTGAACCAGCCTGGATTTAAAGGCAACAACCTTTTTCGTATTCCTGGAAAGGGTACCAATAAAAATCGCCTAATTTTCATTAAGGTAGCAGAATTTTAGGGTAGTAGCCCCTACACCACGTTTTCTCATCTCCATTTCAAAAGGCAGCGAGCCAAACTCTTCTATTTCAGCCTGATGGTTTTCAAGAGTAGTAGCCCCTACACCACATTTTCTCATCTCCATTTCAAAAGGCAGCGAGCCAAACTCTTCTATTTTAGCCTGATCAAGGGTAGCTACCTATATCATGTTTTCTCACTACCGTTTCAAGAGGCAGCGAGCCAGGCTCTTCTATTTTAGCCTAATAACACCTGATAGTTTCCATCAGAGTCTCACCCAATGCCTCTATCGGAAGCAAAGCTACCACCAAAGACTGCTGCCTTAAATAATTTGTATTCCTTGGTTTTATCATTAAAACCCGATTGATTTACCATTTTTGAATCTCAACATCACTCACTGGTTAAAATAACAGTAGTTGTTTTTCTTCCAGTTTGAAAGACAACTACTGTTATGATGCCTTCTACTCTCTTATCTGTCAGGATTTCCTAAGTCACCCTGATAATCTTGATTTTCCTCTGGTATTCCAAAATGCTTTATAGCCAGGCCATAAGCCTCTAAAATCCAGCCTGTGGATTCAAGCCACTCGATGGGCGTTTTATTCGCCATTTTTGCTTGCTGATATATATTTTGTCCGGATGCTACGGTAAATTCCTTGTAAAGAATCTGGTAGAGTTCCTGAGTGGTCACCTCATACCAGATCGAATAATTTTGCATCATTTGTCCCAGCTCTTTTCTGACTTTGGTAAAAAGAGGGTTGAAGTTTTCTATCTGTAAAGTTGTTTGAGCTGCCTTGATATTGACCATTTCGTCTGCCAAGGAATCTTGCGCATCCCTGATGCTACTTATTTCGTGTGCCAAAAATTTGTGGTAGGAGTTCAAAAGTTTTATTTGTCCTCTGGTCTCTTTGGTGGACTTTGCCAGTTCATGGAGGTTTTTTACTGCTTGTACCAAAATCCTCTGATTGAATGGCTGTTCTTGAATTGTTTTTCTAACATAAGCAAATGATTGAACCAGTCTGGATTTAAAGGCAACAACCTTTTTCGTATTTCTGGAAAGGGTTCCAATAAAAATCGCCTGATTTTCATTAAGGTAGCAGAATCTTAGGGTAGTTGCCCCTACATCACGTTTTTTCACTTCGGTTTCAAACGGCAGCGAGCCAAACTCTTCTATTTTAGCCTGATAACGCTGAATAGTTGCCATCAAAGCTTTATGTTTGACTCCCAGTGCTTCTGCCACCAACCTGCTATCTACTACAGGTATTTCATTTTTTACTTCAATAGGTAATAAGCCTTCCAGCGAGGCTTGTGTTGAGTTGTCTTTGTTTATTGATTTTGCCATTAAAATAAGTTTTGAGTGGGGCGAAAACGTTTTTTTAGAAAATAATACCTTTCCCAGTTCCTCATCAGCCCCTTGTTGTTTTTGAAAACTAAATTATTCCCTGTCCACCCATAATATTTAAGATGCCAGGGTTTTACAGATCATCAATGTCAAGGAAATGCTACCCTGCCTTTTCCAATTCTGTCAAAATAAAATGTAAGCCAATCATTTCCACATCCGTAAAATGAGCCGTTCGCGGAGTAAAACTCAGGGGGATGCCAGAGAACTTGCCTGTGGGCTGCTTAATTACTTCCAGTTGAGCCGCTATTTCATACTCCGGGCGATCCAGCCACATGGTTACATCTGCATAAGTGTTCAGCAAGGCATTGATTTTAGTTACCTTTTGTATACTGTCATCTTCTGCCTGGGGCAATGGTGTAAATACGATGCAAGGGATGCCCAACACACTGGCAAGCTTTTTTAATTCCTGAATATTACTTTGAGTGTCTCCACCCACTACCTGATGTAAATCGTCTACAACAATGAGTTCAACCTGATTGTAATAGGCGTGATAAAGGCATTTGCGTCTGAATTCCTCAAACACAATCCCTCTGATGTCACAGGCAATGAAATTAAAATTAAAGGTTGCCGTTAATGTATCATTGTATTTTTTGTACTTCTCATCTTCGGGGCATTCTTTGATGTACTCTATTTCTATCAGGTCAATATCACTCATGGCTGATACCATGCGATGCCTGATGTTTCTTTCTTTGCTTGCCGAACAAAAGAGTACGCCCATATCGTGGTGTATAAGCGCATCGAGAGCCAAACTTACCGCCAGGCTGGTTTTGCCTGCTTTAGGGTAAGAAGCAATATGAGTAAGGGGTTCGGTAAGGTGAAATAAATCGGCTGTCATCATAAGAGTTATCTTGATTTAAAATGTTTGAAAAAACCTATTTTTGCTATTTGTTGGCAGGATTTGATACTGATGTTGTTTTCAACGAGGGCTGTCATATCGAACCTCATGTGTTTTTTATAGTTGACAGGTGTTGGTGTCTGATGATTCATTTGGCACATATTTTAAGTATTGATTAAATCTGTGTTTGAACTACTTTTTATTTTTCTTTTTCAACCTCCTGGCCTTGGCCACTGCCTTATTTCTGGCAATACGCCCTGCCCTGATTTGTTCTTCATGGTTTTTGTTTTCACGAATGCGTGCTTCCCGTGCAGCCAGGTAAGCTTTAAGCTTTCGTTTGCTTCGGGCAAGTTTTTTGGGTAGGTAAATCCAGGTGTTGTGGTCTACCTGTACCTTCACTTTGTTTTGCAGGCCTTTTTGCCGCTGTTGGGCAAGGAGCTTTGCTTCGCGCTTGTGTTGTTCAGTGATGCTTTCTCTACTCATGATGGCTGATGTTTTTAGGTTGAGTACTCAGTATTGCCTGTAAAATCAGCCATAGCAGTGGTAGGTTTGCCCACAAGGTATGCGACAAATGATGTATCATTTTTCTTATAGTTTTTTGTTAGCAGTGTATTTTTATAAGTCAGGGCTGGTTTTCAGAGAAGGATAAGGGTGTTTCTACCTACTCCTCCCCACGTTTTTTTTGAAAATGATAGGCTATTTTGGATTCTATTTTTGCCTCGAAACTCACTGGAAACTCAAACAAGAAGACTGTTTTGCCTTCAAAAATGACCTCACAAACGGGTAGTGCTTTGGCTAAGGGGTACCTGGGCTGGAAGTCGTAATAAAACAGGCTCCCATTGAGGTGTTTCAGATCGGTAACGGTAAAGTTTTGAATGTCACTTTCATTCAATTTCTGCAATACAGTTACTTTTTTTCTTACGTGCAGGGTTATTCTTCTTTTCCTCTTTTTCATTTTTTTTACTTTGATGTTTGATCTTTAAATATTGAGAGAGCGCCCTCTTTTGCATAGTTACAGTAATGCTGCAAAGTGGTATGCCCTGGGCAAACAACCTTACAGTGAGGTATACCAAAAAGTATTCATGAGCTTACTTGCCCTGGGTAGTCATTTACCAGACTGACTCCAGAGTGAATGAAGGGATTGAAAATGCCGCCTGCCTCTTTTGAACAAGCCGCTGAGGGAATCATTTTTAACTGATATACAGTGTTAGTGTGATTTGCTTCATTTGATCATCTGTTGTTTTGGTTTATATTTCTATTTAATAAGTCGCTTTTCCGGCAATGTTGTTTACCTGTCTGTCTAGAGAAAAAGGCAAAGGCATACTACGTGCATGTCTTTGCCTGGAAATATTACAAGGGTCAAACTTGCATTAGATAAGCGCTATCCATGGTACTGTTTGACCCTCACATTCAACTAAACTCAGTTCATCATTGTCAGGTATTTCACTAAGCCTTCTGCTTAATGAGGATGCAATAGTATGAACAAGAAATAATACAAACAAGGTTTTTGTTAAAAAACTTCTCTTTTTTGCGTAAAAAACAAGTATTTATACTTGCTTATGTGATAGCGAATATTTTTTTGAAAGAATTTTGAATGTTGATGAAAGTTTGGTAAGATTGTACTCAACATAAGGGTTCTTTCGTTC
Protein-coding sequences here:
- a CDS encoding site-specific integrase, translating into MAFTISFLLRKDKTNKKGETPVFCRIAHQGKRIDFQTEVKIPMDRWLPPVVKLEKNGDQMFIKGTSEFIKEKNRLLNQTRTRILRGYNDLVSSNEEIVLKKLKAIAKGQEEKGLTFLEALEKSKQRSGLRPNTIRRIQVTIDNLKLFLKDEFGKEDIHLSDLLKNNYKGFDIRYVDWCTTKTTVRFDGSIRYPKKHETAIREVRHFRKAINMAVQLGEMDKNPLIAEFKIPKDEKTKREVLTLEELKKLMELDLSDKLNMDRIRDCFVFQCFTGLAFVDIDSLKKEHLFKRNERTWIIKERVKSSTVAKVPLLPQAQVILDKYRDDPVCAGKDKLIPVISNKNYNVYLQSMAELASIEKHLTSHVGRKTFATLVYNAGTDRSKLKEMTGHSDETITQIYASITDDTLEREIDKFEGLFTD
- a CDS encoding helix-turn-helix domain-containing protein, whose amino-acid sequence is MAANIPTTEDIQHLMKAFEETIYGKIEALFKAENSGLDIYTNKRIKEEMGGDISDDTLARMRERGELPAKKVSGKWYYKGADVRRVFTESNS
- a CDS encoding Rha family transcriptional regulator, with product MAKSINKDNSTQASLEGLLPIEVKNEIPVVDSRLVAEALGVKHKALMATIQRYQAKIEEFGSLPFETEVKKRDVGATTLRFCYLNENQAIFIGTLSRNTKKVVAFKSRLVQSFAYVRKTIQEQPFNQRILVQAVKNLHELAKSTKETRGQIKLLNSYHKFLAHEISSIRDAQDSLADEMVNIKAAQTTLQIENFNPLFTKVRKELGQMMQNYSIWYEVTTQELYQILYKEFTVASGQNIYQQAKMANKTPIEWLESTGWILEAYGLAIKHFGIPEENQDYQGDLGNPDR
- a CDS encoding DnaB-like helicase C-terminal domain-containing protein: MMTADLFHLTEPLTHIASYPKAGKTSLAVSLALDALIHHDMGVLFCSASKERNIRHRMVSAMSDIDLIEIEYIKECPEDEKYKKYNDTLTATFNFNFIACDIRGIVFEEFRRKCLYHAYYNQVELIVVDDLHQVVGGDTQSNIQELKKLASVLGIPCIVFTPLPQAEDDSIQKVTKINALLNTYADVTMWLDRPEYEIAAQLEVIKQPTGKFSGIPLSFTPRTAHFTDVEMIGLHFILTELEKAG